A genome region from Arthrobacter agilis includes the following:
- a CDS encoding SDR family oxidoreductase has protein sequence MTNGNGPAGQAQRTALVVGATGIAGSALVERLTSEGWAVLALSRRPGPERDGVRWLSADLTSADAVSAALADERPTHVFFTAWSRQDTEEANIEVNAGMLRDLLLALRGKDVAHVALMTGLKHYLGPFEAYAAGQMPDTPFHEEEPRLPVRNFYYAQEDELFAAAAEQGFTWSVHRAHTVIGHAVGNAMNMGLTLATQATLCREAGEPFVFPGSETQWNGLTDMTDAGLLAEHMVWAATAPAAADEAFNIVNGDVFRWRWMWPRLAAYFGVEWEGYSGAPRPLEQAMAGRDGQWAALAERHGLVEPRLDRMASWWHTDGDLGRDIEVVTDMGKSRAAGFTGYRRTPDAFTTLFDRYRAEHLIP, from the coding sequence GTGACGAACGGCAACGGACCGGCAGGACAGGCACAGCGGACGGCCCTCGTGGTGGGGGCCACGGGCATCGCCGGGTCGGCGCTCGTCGAGCGGCTCACCTCGGAGGGCTGGGCGGTCCTGGCGCTCTCCCGCAGGCCGGGCCCCGAGCGGGACGGGGTCCGCTGGCTGTCGGCGGACCTGACGTCCGCCGACGCCGTGTCCGCCGCCCTCGCGGACGAGCGCCCCACCCACGTGTTCTTCACCGCCTGGTCCCGGCAGGACACCGAGGAGGCGAACATCGAGGTCAATGCGGGCATGCTGCGGGACCTGCTGCTCGCCCTGCGCGGGAAGGACGTGGCCCACGTGGCCCTCATGACCGGGCTGAAGCACTACCTCGGGCCGTTCGAGGCCTACGCGGCCGGACAGATGCCGGACACGCCGTTCCACGAGGAGGAACCGCGCCTGCCGGTGCGGAACTTCTACTACGCGCAGGAGGACGAGCTGTTCGCGGCGGCCGCGGAGCAGGGCTTCACGTGGTCGGTCCACCGCGCGCACACGGTGATCGGCCATGCGGTGGGCAACGCCATGAACATGGGGCTGACGCTCGCCACCCAGGCCACCCTCTGCCGGGAGGCGGGCGAACCGTTCGTCTTCCCCGGGTCGGAGACGCAGTGGAACGGACTCACCGACATGACCGATGCCGGGCTCCTCGCCGAGCACATGGTGTGGGCCGCGACGGCTCCCGCCGCCGCGGACGAGGCCTTCAACATCGTCAACGGCGACGTCTTCCGGTGGCGCTGGATGTGGCCGCGGCTCGCCGCCTACTTCGGCGTCGAGTGGGAAGGGTACAGCGGGGCGCCGCGACCGCTCGAGCAGGCGATGGCCGGCCGGGACGGGCAGTGGGCCGCGCTCGCGGAACGCCACGGCCTCGTGGAGCCGCGGCTGGACAGGATGGCCTCCTGGTGGCACACCGACGGCGACCTCGGACGGGACATCGAGGTGGTCACCGACATGGGCAAGAGCCGCGCGGCCGGATTCACCGGGTACCGCCGGACGCCGGACGCCTTCACCACCCTGTTCGACCGCTACCGCGCCGAGCACCTCATCCCGTGA
- a CDS encoding DUF3592 domain-containing protein, translating into MPAAASEGTRAAVVIEFVTAALTALGLGLLIAALVIRLVYGSWTRTQAVTFDHEGHPYLRWHDHRYRIVEALWASGLRRRKGAGPPPLPAGEDVTVFYQARNPAQWSLEQPYRGTRALAVVGLVCAVLGTLLGFLPG; encoded by the coding sequence GTGCCGGCCGCGGCGTCCGAAGGGACCCGCGCGGCGGTGGTGATCGAATTCGTGACGGCCGCCCTGACGGCGCTGGGGCTGGGACTGCTGATCGCCGCGCTCGTCATCCGTCTGGTGTACGGCTCGTGGACCAGGACGCAGGCCGTCACCTTCGACCACGAGGGGCACCCCTATCTCCGCTGGCACGACCACCGGTACCGGATCGTCGAGGCGCTGTGGGCCAGCGGCCTCCGGCGGCGGAAGGGTGCGGGGCCACCGCCGCTGCCCGCGGGCGAGGACGTCACCGTCTTCTACCAGGCCCGGAACCCCGCCCAGTGGTCCCTGGAGCAGCCGTACCGGGGCACCCGGGCGCTCGCCGTCGTCGGGCTCGTGTGCGCCGTGCTCGGAACGCTCCTGGGTTTCCTGCCCGGCTGA